One region of Rhodophyticola sp. CCM32 genomic DNA includes:
- a CDS encoding zinc-finger domain-containing protein — MMQDAPETEVVKTWRVACDGGEGALGHPRVWLQISPERGWVECGYCDKKYIHEEFADRADQT; from the coding sequence ATGATGCAAGACGCCCCGGAAACCGAAGTGGTCAAAACCTGGCGCGTGGCCTGTGATGGCGGCGAAGGCGCGTTGGGTCACCCCCGGGTCTGGCTGCAGATCTCGCCAGAGCGGGGCTGGGTCGAATGCGGCTATTGCGACAAGAAATACATCCACGAAGAGTTCGCGGATCGCGCCGATCAAACCTGA
- the polA gene encoding DNA polymerase I has translation MADATFGKGHHLHLVDGSAFIFRAYHALPPLTRKSDGLPIGAVAGFCNMIHKMIEGNTGPDAPTHAAVVFDKGSHTFRNEIYDQYKANREAMPEDLRPQIPLTREATRAFNLACLEMQGFEADDIIATLARQAREAGGRCTIISSDKDMMQLVGGGVEMLDAMKNTRIDVEGVEAKFGVGPNRVIDVQALAGDSVDNVPGAPGIGIKTAALLINEYGDLDALLERADEIKQPKRRETLINFADQIRLSKRLVTLDDQTPIEVALTDLEVKDPEPDTLMAFLAEMEFRTLTRRVAEQLGVEAPEIADTAPPAEGAPEAVGFDISAYETVRDMDALAQWIAKAHAFGAVAVDTETTGLNEMTADLVGICLSTAAGEGCYIPVGHMEGGDDLFGGAKLSEGQLALEDVLAALKPMLEDASVLKIGQNMKYDAKILARYGIMIAPIDDTMLMSYAMHAGLHNHGMDTLSDRYLGHQPIPIKSLLGSGKSQITFAQTSIADAAPYAAEDADITFRLWQRFKPGLHRAQVTTVYETLERPLVPVLARMEMAGIKVDRDTLSRMSNAFAQKMAGLEADIHALADTPFNVGSPKQLGEILFDRMGLEGGKKGKTGAYATGADVLEDLAAQGHDLPARVLDWRQLSKLKSTYTDALQDHINPDTGRVHTSYSIAGANTGRLASTDPNLQNIPVRTEEGRRIREAFIAEPGKVLVSLDYSQIELRILAHIAGIDALKQAFKEGQDIHAITASEMFNVPLDQMTPDVRRQAKAINFGVIYGISGFGLARNLRIPRAEAQGFIDRYFERFPGIRAYMDATKEFAKSNGYVQTLFGRKIHTPEINAKGPKASFAYRAAINAPIQGTAADVIRRAMIRMEAAIDGLPAKMLLQVHDELLFEVEEDAVDSLITRAREVMEGAAHPAVDLSVPLTVDAGQGAHWAEAH, from the coding sequence ATGGCAGACGCGACATTCGGCAAAGGGCATCACCTGCATCTGGTGGATGGCTCGGCCTTCATCTTCCGCGCCTATCATGCCCTGCCGCCGCTGACGCGCAAATCCGACGGGCTGCCGATCGGCGCGGTCGCGGGGTTCTGCAACATGATCCACAAGATGATCGAGGGGAATACCGGCCCCGATGCGCCGACCCATGCGGCGGTGGTGTTCGACAAGGGCTCCCACACGTTCCGCAACGAGATTTACGACCAGTACAAGGCCAACCGGGAGGCAATGCCCGAAGACCTGCGCCCGCAAATCCCCCTGACCCGGGAGGCGACCCGGGCCTTCAATCTGGCCTGTCTTGAGATGCAGGGGTTCGAGGCCGATGACATCATCGCCACCCTGGCCCGGCAGGCGCGCGAGGCCGGCGGGCGCTGCACGATCATCTCGTCGGACAAGGACATGATGCAACTGGTCGGCGGCGGCGTCGAAATGCTGGATGCGATGAAGAATACCCGGATCGACGTGGAAGGCGTCGAGGCCAAATTCGGCGTCGGTCCGAACCGGGTGATCGACGTGCAGGCCCTGGCTGGCGACAGCGTCGACAATGTGCCGGGCGCGCCGGGGATCGGGATCAAGACCGCGGCGCTGCTGATCAATGAATATGGCGATCTGGACGCGCTGCTGGAGCGCGCGGATGAGATCAAACAGCCCAAGCGCCGCGAGACGTTGATCAATTTCGCGGATCAGATTCGCCTGTCGAAACGGCTGGTGACACTGGATGATCAGACCCCGATCGAGGTGGCGCTGACGGATCTGGAAGTGAAAGACCCGGAACCTGACACCCTGATGGCGTTTCTGGCGGAGATGGAGTTTCGCACCCTGACCCGCCGGGTGGCCGAACAATTGGGGGTGGAGGCGCCCGAGATCGCGGATACGGCCCCGCCTGCGGAGGGCGCGCCGGAGGCGGTTGGCTTCGACATTTCCGCCTATGAGACCGTGCGCGATATGGATGCCCTTGCGCAGTGGATTGCCAAGGCCCATGCCTTCGGCGCCGTGGCGGTGGATACGGAAACCACGGGTCTGAACGAGATGACCGCCGATCTGGTCGGTATCTGCCTGTCCACTGCGGCGGGCGAGGGGTGTTATATCCCCGTGGGCCATATGGAAGGCGGCGATGACCTGTTCGGCGGGGCCAAGCTTTCCGAGGGCCAGCTGGCTCTGGAAGATGTCCTGGCCGCGCTGAAACCGATGCTGGAGGATGCAAGCGTTCTGAAGATCGGTCAGAACATGAAATATGACGCGAAGATACTGGCCCGCTACGGCATCATGATCGCGCCGATCGACGACACGATGCTGATGTCCTATGCGATGCATGCGGGCCTGCATAATCACGGTATGGATACCCTGTCTGACCGCTATCTCGGCCACCAGCCGATCCCGATCAAATCCTTGCTGGGAAGCGGAAAATCCCAGATCACATTCGCCCAGACCAGCATTGCCGATGCGGCACCTTACGCGGCGGAGGATGCGGATATCACCTTTCGCCTCTGGCAGCGGTTCAAGCCGGGGCTGCACCGGGCGCAGGTGACCACGGTCTATGAAACCCTCGAACGCCCGCTGGTGCCGGTTCTGGCCCGGATGGAGATGGCGGGCATTAAGGTGGACCGCGATACGCTGAGCCGGATGTCCAATGCCTTTGCCCAGAAAATGGCCGGGCTTGAGGCGGATATTCACGCGCTGGCGGACACACCGTTCAATGTGGGCAGCCCCAAGCAGTTGGGCGAAATCCTGTTTGACCGGATGGGGCTGGAAGGCGGCAAGAAAGGCAAGACCGGGGCCTATGCCACCGGCGCCGATGTGCTGGAAGACCTGGCCGCGCAGGGCCATGACCTGCCCGCCCGCGTGCTGGACTGGCGTCAGCTCAGCAAGCTGAAATCGACCTATACGGACGCGCTTCAGGACCATATCAACCCTGATACGGGCCGGGTGCATACAAGCTATTCCATTGCCGGGGCGAATACCGGGCGACTGGCCTCGACCGACCCGAATTTGCAGAACATTCCGGTGCGCACCGAAGAGGGGCGGCGGATTCGCGAGGCGTTTATTGCGGAACCGGGCAAGGTTCTGGTCTCGCTGGATTATTCCCAGATCGAGCTGCGGATACTGGCCCATATCGCGGGTATTGATGCGCTGAAACAGGCGTTCAAAGAGGGGCAGGATATCCATGCGATCACTGCGTCCGAGATGTTCAATGTGCCGCTGGACCAGATGACACCGGATGTGCGCCGTCAGGCCAAGGCGATCAATTTCGGGGTGATCTACGGGATTTCCGGCTTTGGTCTGGCGCGCAATCTGCGCATCCCCCGGGCCGAGGCGCAGGGCTTCATCGACCGGTATTTCGAACGTTTCCCGGGCATTCGCGCCTATATGGATGCGACAAAAGAATTCGCGAAATCAAACGGTTATGTGCAGACACTGTTCGGGCGGAAAATCCATACGCCCGAGATCAATGCCAAGGGCCCCAAAGCCAGTTTCGCCTATCGCGCGGCGATCAACGCGCCGATCCAGGGCACGGCGGCGGATGTGATCCGCCGGGCGATGATCCGCATGGAGGCGGCGATTGACGGGCTGCCTGCGAAGATGCTGCTTCAGGTCCATGATGAATTGCTGTTCGAGGTTGAAGAGGATGCGGTGGACAGTCTGATCACCCGGGCCCGCGAGGTGATGGAAGGGGCCGCACATCCGGCGGTGGACCTGTCGGTGCCGCTGACGGTGGATGCAGGCCAGGGCGCACATTGGGCCGAGGCGCATTGA
- a CDS encoding TIGR02117 family protein, whose translation MWRGLRQGLVALCGVLGAYLVAAAVGGLVPGQVVDIPATGRAQVEIGLISGPIHYDFILPATAETRRSLASAEAVGVPVQNPLVESFLVGWGARKFYTTAGTYADITGGAVMRAVTGDRSVLRVEVLGALPSGLEYDRLQLSQAQYSALLSAITDSTTGIPILDAGFTETDGFLEAEGRFHIFRTCNTWITDMLRAAGMPAGIWTPTPYSVRLSLWWYG comes from the coding sequence ATGTGGCGGGGGCTGCGGCAGGGTCTTGTGGCGCTTTGCGGTGTTCTGGGTGCCTATCTTGTTGCGGCGGCTGTTGGCGGTTTGGTGCCGGGACAGGTGGTTGACATCCCGGCCACGGGCCGTGCGCAGGTCGAGATCGGCTTGATTTCCGGCCCGATCCACTATGATTTCATTTTACCCGCAACAGCCGAGACACGCAGGTCCCTAGCCTCTGCCGAGGCAGTGGGCGTCCCGGTTCAGAACCCGCTTGTGGAGAGTTTTCTGGTCGGGTGGGGCGCTCGGAAATTTTATACCACCGCAGGCACATATGCCGATATCACCGGCGGTGCCGTTATGCGGGCTGTGACCGGTGACAGGTCTGTGCTGCGGGTGGAGGTTCTGGGAGCCCTGCCTTCGGGGCTGGAATATGACCGGCTGCAGCTGAGCCAGGCCCAATACAGTGCTTTGCTGTCTGCGATCACGGACAGCACCACCGGCATACCGATCCTTGATGCCGGTTTCACCGAGACAGACGGTTTTCTGGAGGCTGAGGGCCGGTTCCACATCTTTCGTACCTGCAACACCTGGATCACCGATATGTTACGTGCTGCAGGTATGCCCGCCGGTATCTGGACACCCACGCCCTATTCCGTCCGTCTGTCGCTTTGGTGGTACGGCTAA
- a CDS encoding acetyl-CoA acetyltransferase, whose amino-acid sequence MSRTDGFPRGRSAIVGAATFGIGECHGFTSLEMAAQAGLLALEDAGLPLDAVDALHTCLPDDFLSGLALAEYYGIAPRITDNNRIGGSSFMAHAISAAMALDAGLCDVALITYGSNQRTAAGGLISALKSSAVEAPHNPMLPVAGYAMAAMRHMHDYGTTRDDLAAVALAASAWAQKNPEAFRRTPLSAEAYFDARMIATPLGVRDCCLVTDGAAAVVMTRMDRAKDLAHAPVALLGGAAEVTHKEIAAMPDLTTTGAVRSGARAYAQAGVTQGDIDIVELYDAFTINTILFLEDLGFCAKGEGGAFVSSGAIAPGGSLPVNTNGGGLSCVHPGMYGLFTMVEATHQLRGEAGARQVNNPELALCHGNGGVLSSQATLILGAQGTV is encoded by the coding sequence ATGAGCCGGACAGACGGGTTTCCGCGCGGTCGCAGCGCCATTGTCGGGGCGGCCACTTTCGGCATCGGCGAATGCCATGGTTTCACATCGCTGGAAATGGCCGCGCAGGCCGGGCTGCTGGCGCTGGAGGATGCGGGCCTGCCGCTCGACGCGGTCGATGCGCTTCATACCTGCCTGCCCGATGATTTTCTGTCGGGGCTGGCGCTGGCGGAATATTACGGCATTGCGCCCCGGATCACCGACAATAACCGCATTGGCGGGTCCAGTTTCATGGCCCATGCGATCAGCGCGGCGATGGCACTGGATGCGGGGCTGTGTGACGTGGCGCTGATCACCTATGGCTCCAATCAGCGCACCGCCGCGGGCGGGCTGATCTCGGCCCTCAAAAGCTCCGCGGTGGAGGCGCCGCACAACCCGATGCTGCCTGTCGCGGGCTATGCCATGGCCGCCATGCGCCACATGCATGATTATGGCACCACCCGTGACGATCTGGCCGCCGTCGCCCTTGCCGCCAGCGCATGGGCGCAGAAGAACCCCGAGGCGTTCCGCCGCACACCGCTGAGCGCCGAGGCGTATTTTGACGCGCGGATGATCGCCACCCCGCTTGGTGTCAGGGATTGCTGCCTTGTGACCGATGGAGCAGCCGCCGTGGTGATGACCCGGATGGACCGGGCAAAGGATCTGGCCCATGCGCCGGTCGCGCTGCTTGGCGGGGCGGCAGAGGTCACCCATAAGGAAATTGCCGCGATGCCCGACCTGACCACCACCGGTGCGGTCCGGTCAGGCGCACGGGCCTATGCCCAGGCCGGTGTCACACAGGGCGATATCGACATTGTGGAACTTTACGACGCCTTCACCATCAACACGATCCTGTTCCTTGAGGATCTGGGGTTCTGTGCCAAGGGCGAAGGCGGCGCTTTCGTGTCTTCGGGGGCCATCGCCCCCGGTGGCAGCCTGCCGGTCAACACCAATGGCGGCGGGCTGTCTTGCGTCCATCCCGGGATGTATGGCCTGTTCACGATGGTCGAGGCCACCCACCAGTTGCGGGGCGAGGCCGGGGCCAGACAGGTCAACAACCCCGAACTTGCCCTGTGTCACGGCAATGGCGGCGTGTTGTCCAGCCAGGCCACGCTGATTCTGGGGGCGCAAGGGACGGTCTGA